attttaattaagacaGATTACACAATTCAACAAAAAgactaacattaaaataagactagttattttctataatttttggggatatttaatatgaatctgattttcaaattttgtcacattacaattttaaaaaatttacaactttcaaaaaaggtatttttatatattttataattataatatgtgttatattatatatatatatatatatatatatatatatatatatatataattatatgtagcGTGCTCGAGAAGTTTTATTGcaaatcataattttgaagTTGAATTATAATAGCTTTACTATATGATCATGCTTTTTACAATAGAAGATGAATTATTGACTGCTATCGTATTAAACTGAATAATGAACGATTTATAGATAATAGCGATTTCAGATTACGCGAGTCGACTATACGTCTAAAATGGTGTACaagcaaattaaaaactatcagtcaaataataaatattatttatttattatttgtatatatacaaataataaatatttgtatacatataagtatacatattttttaatatctaattcTCTTACACGGTTTTttatatggtttttttttaaatacaatttcttattgtgcaataattattattgtatatttgcCATGTAAAACAGGATAtctattatattcatatagttttaatttcttatctgCGAATATTTTTGTGCACACACAATATGATGTAGTATGATGCAATATGACTTCATTATatcagtttaattttaaatatcgaaaaaatggatttaaaaATCTGGTACAATATGGTTTCAGGCAATTCTATCCTACTCGCGCGACTGTCAGTCACCTGCTCATGCACCTACATCTCatctttacacacacacacacacacacacacgcacactcaccccccccccacattatattgtatatatacatatactacaTTTACACATCGGGTTTAGTAACACTGGATTTATAAAACTGGCTAATTACAGCTATTCCTCGGAAGAATGAAATGATTATGATTAGCTAGCTCTAGAAGTGTAGAtgttattaaacttattaaacCTGATTAACCCCTTAAGCGGCATTGACGCCATGTGACGCCGAAAATATTTGTGCCCCAGTGGGCATTGACGTCATATGGCGCACAtcgtgcattttttaattggctggatcgatttgataaaaattgatagGCAAAGGTTTTTTTGTCGCTAAATATGAATCCAAGATCAAAActccaaaattcaaaatgacggACCCAAAATGGCGGTCAAAAGTAAtccaaatttttcaattgttaTGAAACCTGATATCCAGCGGTTCCCTGGTTTTTTTGAATCGCTGAATACAAATCTAagatcaaaattacaaaataaaaaatggcggTCAAaagtaattagaattttttgattGTTATGAAATCTAGATATCTAGGAGTTTTTTGGATCGTTGAATACAAatccaagattaaaattacaaaatacaaaatgatGGATTCAAAATGGGGGTCAAaagtaatcaaaattttttgattgttATGAAATCTGGTACCTAGGTATCTAGGGGTTTCTTAGATCGCTGAGTACGAATCCAAGAttgaaattacataatataaaatggacCCAAAGTGgctatcaaaaataattttcttttatttttatgaaatgtgATACTCAGGGGTATTTTGGGGAAAACATTCGTAACCATTGCTTTTACAACACATGTGACTCatacaatagaaaaattagGTTTGTTTAACTTACACGTGATGGGcagaaatcttttttaacacacttctttgtaatataaattaataagttgaaAACTGATGTAAAATTTGTAGTCAATGCCCCAAACACTcctgaattaaaaatattcaaacagACAAAATTAAACAGTTTTCAGTCCGCCATGTTAATccgctatttttaattaaaaaattctgatgtcagattcgtaatcagcaacTCCGAAAACTCCtgtattatgaattttattcaaataaaccaaattaaaaaatttgtggtctgccatattagatccgccattttgaatttgaaATTCAACCTTGGATTTATACTCAGTAATCCAAAAAATCTTTAGATACAAGGTATCTTtgaattgcaattatttttttttgcccaCAGGGACATAGTGAAATTTCACATGCCGCTGAAGGGGGAGTTAAAGGTGTCATGTAAATGTAGTCATATATATGAGGCGTTCTTTGTGAAAACGGCCTCTAAcctgcatattttattttttgaaatatataaatgtttaagtgatgaatatttttgttgattcTTTTACATTTGAATGCCGTGTGACAAATTTGGAAATGCAAAATGATGGATTTAAAATGGCGgccaaaacaaaaaaagaagctattatttataatataaactaacATTTGCACATTATTTGACCTTGATAAAGGCCGATTCAGATGTGTTCTGATTTTAGGCAGTGTTGTTAACCCTTAAAATACATTCTgggttttttaaaattaaaataacctaaaaagaaattataaaattaaaattaaaatttattgatatctattttgaaacaattggATTAACCTTAATTTCGaatgcttaataataataataataatgataataataatatcggGGGCGGTCTTCCTACAAAGCCCACTTTGGCACTTAGACCGGGTCCATTGTGCCTCCCCGTTATCAGCTGCCCTAGCGGGGCCCCGCTTCTTTCCAGAAGCGGAGTAGATCCCCTATTGGCAGCTGCCTCACCTGGCTTGGTTCCAGAAACCCTGACCCCAGCAGGCGTGTTCTTGGTCCGACCAATGCTGGGCAGTCCCCAAGAATGTGGAGGCTAGTTTCCTCTTCACCACACAATCTGCAGTCGGGCGTATCGCTACGACCCAATTTATGCAGGTGGTAATTAAGGTTGCCATGGCCCGTGAGCAGTTGTGTCGCGAGCTTGGCGTCCCTCCTACCTAGAGATCTTATGTTCCTGGTCAGGTCCCGCTGGGGTACTCCCCCAGCAGGTACCTAGCCTGACTGCATTTGCCCTCTGTTTCGTTCCTCCAGTATTCAAGATGCTGGTCCCGGAGCCAGCTCCTGATCCTCCCTCTGCCCAGACAGAAGGAGATCCCAACAGCCGGCTCAAGTCTTAACAGCCTTGTTTCGGCCGCCTCCTTAGCAAGCAGGTCCGCCATTTCGTTGCCCTTGATCCCCGAGTGCCCGGGGACCCATACCAGGCCAACATCATTATTCCTCGCCAACTCATCCAGTGCGCACTTACAATCCCAGACTAGTCGCGAGTTAATTCTTGGACCCTCAAGCGCCTTAAACACCGCCTGACTGTCCGAGCAAATCCGGATGCGCCTTCCCACCCTATCAGACTCTAATAGGTTCTGAGCACATCTCATGATGGCTCATACCTCCGCTTGGAAAATTGTAGCGTGTTTGCCAAGTGGGATGACGATTTCTGCCCGGTAAAGACCAGCTCCAGAGCCCGCACTCGTTCTGGAGTCGTCCGTGAACCAGACGTCCCGAGGGATCGGTCCCTTAGAACCGTTCCACTTTCAGCGCCCGGGGAAGCTTATCTTGTACCTTCTTTCGAAGGTACAAATCACCGGCTTCTTATCCTGTCCCATTGCAAAAATGGTGCCTGATAGGATTCTCTCAGGAAATTTCGTGTGGAAGGCTCCTGTCTTCCACCTTGATTCACGCCTTAAGCGGTAGGCCGTCGTCGCCGCGGCCGCCAATACCACTCGATCGAGAGGCTCGACGCCAAGCAGCATCCCCATCGCCGCTACCGGCGTGGTCCGCATGGCTCCCAGAGCCCCTCTTAAGACTAGAGCTTTGACGTGCTCCAGTGTTGACTTAGCGGTTTTTCTCAGCACTCTTGACCACCATACGACAGACGCGTAAAGCATCCTAGATCTGAGTATCGCTGTGTAGATCCAGTGGACCATTTTCGGTTTAAGACCCCAAGTCTGCCCGAATGTCCTTCTGCATATCCAGAAGTAAGAGCACACACTTACAGCGGTTCTCGAGATGTTCTTTCCATGTCAGCTTTCTATCTAGGATCACTCCCAGATATTTAGTCGACCCGGTTGGAAAGGTAGTTTCGTTCCCCCAAGGACCGGCCCCTCCACCGGGTCTATCTTGTACCTGCGAGTGAAGATCACGAGCCCGGTCTTCAGTGGATTCACCGACAAACCGGTCTCGCCGCACCACTCTTCGACCATCTCCAAGGCCCTCTGCGTGAGTTCCAGGAGAGTCTCCAGAAAGGGGCCTCGTATCAGGATAGCCATATCATCAGCATATCCCAACGTGAAGAAGCTTCTTTTGTTTAGCGTCCTAAGCAGTTTGTCCGCTACCAGACACCACAAGAGTGGAGAGAGGACTCCCCCCTGCGGGCAGCCTCTCTTCACCCATCCACTGACCTTTACTGTTCCCAATGAGGCCGTTACCTGCCGCCCGAGCATGCTTCTGATCCATTCCACGATCCTTTCCGGCACGCCTCTGCGGGTAGCTTCCTCGCACACCACCTCGTGCGGTGTGTTGTTGAAGGCCCCTTCTATGTCTAGAAACGTGCCAATTACGTAGCCCTTCCTCTCCAATTGCTCCTCGATAAACGATACAGCGGAGTGAAGCGCCGATTCTGTAGAATGTCCTGTTCGATACGCGTGCTGGTTCACATGCAACGGGTGTTGCAGTAGAATCACATCGCGTATGTAAACATCCACCAGCCTTTTCAACGTCTTAAGAAGAAAAGACGTCAGGCTAATTGGACGAAAGTCTTTGGCAGAACTGTAGCTCGTTCTTCCCGTCTTGGGGATAAACACAACTCTCGCCTGCCTCCAAACACTAGGTGTATAGCCCAGTGCCAAGCAAGCCCTCAGCGTCCGCGTGAGCGGCCCGGTGATCTGCTCCAGCCCTTCTTGAAGAAGGGCCGGAAAGACCCGGTCCGGCCCAACCGACTTGAAGGGCTTGAAGCCCATTTGACCTTGTCAGGCCGAACGATTTCTGCCACAAGAGACCAGTCTTTTCCTCGTACCCTATGTCGATTCGAGATTCCCCGGTGGACGTCCTCCTCCAGGCCTCCGCGGAAGCCCGGAAAGTTTGACTCCAGCAGGTGGTTTAGGCATCGCTCTCCAAATGCCATCGTCCCATCGTCGAGCCGAATGGCCTCCAGAGCCGCGTTCCGATCTCTGGCCAAGATTCTGTCGAGTCTAGCGGCTTCGGGTATCCCCTCCACCGACTCGCAGAACCTCCTCCAGCTCTCCTTTTTAGCCCTCACTACAGAATCTCTGTAGGCCTTCTGAGCCCTTCGGTGAAGGTCCCAGTCAGCCTGGCGGCCCGTGTTCCTGGCCCTGTTCCAGGCACGACGTGCAGCACTTCTGAGCTCCTGCAGCTTGGGGTTCCACCAGGAGACTTCCTTCGTGTTCCTCATTGTCTTTTCTGGACAGTTGTTCTCAAGCTGCCAACGAGAACCCTTTGTAGGTGCTCGACGCACAGCTCGAATGCTTAAAAAAtacacttaattttttatacacttaataattttaaactaaataattattttttcgtcgCAGTAATTACTGAAAGTGGCTTTGGGGCATTTTAACtcaatatgtataatacctATGTCTTATACAGGAAGTGTGTATTTTAAGAGTTGTGCGCGCGAGATCGATTGCGAGCGCGATCGAACGCGCGAACCGGAACCGCTCAGTAATGAGCGCGGAGTGCACGTTACGCAAATTCGGAGATTTGCTGGAGGAATAGGCGAAAGTACACAAaacaataaatgcaaaaaatgaaCCAGATTAGGTAGCAAATGTTTGCGTTTATTCGTATTACACAGACACCAACAGTGGCACAATTGATCTTCATTTGAGACAACACGGATAAGCGACGGATTGAACTGACGAACAGAAATCTTCTTTGAGTACGTTCTCGATCTGCCAATTGATGTCGCGATGGAAATCTTACCGAGCGCGAGGCGTTACGCTTGGTTGGAGCGGAAATCTTGATCACGGGCGACGAAAGTAAAGCCGCGTACGGCAAACGTACTACCGCAAACGTGAACTCCACGTCACTTCTCCAAATTTAGGAGTCACAAACTGACTGTAACGTTTCGGATGTACGTTTGCAGGCTCGTGCCTGTCGCATGCGTCAGCGGAATTATTGCTTCGATGACAATGCGGGCGAGAATATACACTTCTCTCGATTTGATATAATAGCaaacactttattttactcttcGGGAGGCCGGAGGCTTACAGTTGTGACTGAAATATGCGATCGTGTCTACTTGAGTGTGTAACAACGACGAGCGTGGTGAACAATATGGCCGAAAAAGCAAACGCGCGCGCAGAAGAAGGAAAGCGGAAGTAGTTCCTTCCTGGCGCAGTAATACCAAGAAAGCGCGTCACGCGTCGCGGAAGCGCACATGTCGGTATGACAGAAATTCGAGTTAACAGTTGACATCTTGGTGTGCTGGCGCTCATACAAATTTAGAGATAAACGATACAACGCCGCCCCCCTTGAAAGGCTTgccttttaatatataatgtaacgCTGCGAATAATGAATGAAGATTAACAAAATGGTTATAACTTAAATACTAATCTACTACTCTGACTAAAAGGTAACCTTAAAGACTATCGTCAGTAGTTTCTACGGGTAATATCGCAAGTTTGGTCAAAGGTCTAGTAAGAAGTCCCTTCGTAGTTTTAACATCCGCCGTGCGAACGATTCCATCAGATCCGATATGGATTTCATGAACACGACCCAATAACCAATTCAAAGGATGTAAATCCTGCTGCTTGACCAGCACGAGTTGACCGCGTTGCAATTGATTCCCCTTCGTAGCCTTCCACTTTGAACGCGTTTGTAAGGAGTGGAGGTACTCTAAGCTCCACCGACGCCAAAAATGCTGTCTTAGCTGTTCTACGCGCTGCCAACGTACCAGGCGGTTTTCGCTTAGGTCGGTTAAATCGGGAGTAGGGAAACTATTCATCGGAGTGCCAATCAAAAAATGACCGGGGGTCAAATACGCCAAGTCGTTTGGGTCCGCGCTCAACGCTGTGATGGGCCGCGAGTTGAGAATTGCTTCTACTTCACACAACGTGGTTTGCATCTCTTCATATGTCAAGTGAGCCTTGCCTATGATTCTATGCATATGATATTTAGCGGACTTTACCGCGGCCTCCCACAATCCTCCGTGATGCGGGGAACTGGGAGGTATAAAGCTCCACGAGATTTGCTGATCGcgtgaaaatgttttaactttaTCCTGAACAGTGTCGTCATTAAGTAAGCCATAAAAATCCTTTAATTGGTTTTTAGCGCCGACAAATGAGGTTCCGTTATCGGACCATACGTGAGAGGGTCTCCCCCTGCGCGATATGAAACGCTTGAACGCGGCTAAGAACGCATCCGACGTAAGATCACCGACAAGTTCTAAGTGCACGGCCTTGACCGTGAAACATACAAAAACGGCAACGTATGCCTTATGATTACGCGCGTTTCGACGCTTTCCTTCTCGTAAGATTAAGGGGCCGGCATAATCAACACCACACCGTGCAAACGGCCTCGAAATAGTGACGCGACTGGAGGGAAGGGATCCCATTAAGGCCTCAGAGAGCACCGGCTTGACTCGGAAGCATCTGACGCATCTTAGGACAATTCTTCGTGTTGTTGACCGTAGTGAAAGTGGCCAAAAACGCTGTCGGACGGCGGCCATGGTGGCTTGAGTGCCGGCGTGCATGCTGCGTACATGTTCCTTTGAGATGATACGCTTCGTCAATTCGTGATCACGAGGTAATAGAATCGGATGGCAGGTGTCATGTGGTAAATTTGAGTTTCTCAACCTACCTCCTACTCGAATTAATCCGGAGTGATCCATGAATGGTGTTAGCGATAAAATTTTGCTGGATGTACTGATGGCTTCAGCATTGCTTAAGGTTTTGTAATCGTCTGGAAAGGAATGCTGTTGGACGATCTTACACAAGCGATGCAATGCAGAAGACATTTCTTCATGAGTGATGAACAATGTCGTAGCCCTTGATGATCGTCTGGCGAACCTAATGCAGTATGATATGATGCGGCAAACCTTGTCCAAATTCGAGTATTTGTCGAGGATTTCGTTGATTATGCTGACATCTACGATGGCAACATTGACATAAATTTTCTGAAGCTCCGGGATGTCGTTTCCAAGACGTGGAAGCTTGTTGACAGGCCATTGACACTCGCTCTGTTGCAAGAAGGCTGGCCCCTTCCACCACGTGGTAGCGTTGACTAATTCACGTGGGTTTAAACCTCGCGACAATAGATCTGCGGGATTCTGGGCCGACGGCACGTGCCGCCAATCCTCGGGTTCAGTCGCTCGTTGTATTTCTCCTATGCGGTTTGACACAAACACCGAAAATTTGCGGGAGGCTGATGCGATCCAATTGAGGGCTATGGTCGAATCTGACCAAAGATATATTTTGACGTTTGTTAAGTTGATTGACGCTCTGACCCTTTCAAGCAGCCGGGTCAGTAGCAAGGCGGCTGATAGCTCTAGCCGGGGTAGTGAAATTGTCTTCAGAGGGGCGACCCTTGATTTTGAGCCAAGTAACTCGCATTGATAGTCACCGTTCTTGAGTTTCGTTCGGACGTAAATGCAGGCTCCGTACGCATATTGACTGGCATCACAGAAGCCATGCACTTGTATCATCCTATTGTTTGCACTAAATTTCACGCGTCTGGGGATTGTCAATTGATTTAATTCGATCAGCTGGTTTTTGAATGTGGACCAACGAGTGTATACGGCCTGTGGGACAGACTCATCCCAATCGACATTTGAACGCCAAAGATCTTGAAGGATTAATTTGGCAATCACGATGGTTGGTCCAAGGAGACCCAACGGATCAAACAATTTTGACACTTCTGACAGCATTACGCGCTTGGAGACCGTATCGTAAGCCTTGTCAGGCTCATATGAGAAGTGAAAGGTGTCGGAGGTGGGATTCCATTGGACGCCCAAAATACAAGCGTTCGCTTCCTTGTTAATAACGACCGACTCCTCGACCTGACTAGTTACAGGAGTTAGTAATTCCTTGTTATTTGAAGCCCACTTGCTAAGTTCGAAACATCCTAGCCTCAGGAGCTGTATCGTTTCGTCGCGTATTGTTTCTACTTCTTGAAGAGTGTTACCTCCTGTGAGCATGTCGTCGACGTAAAAATCACGCTGGACGCATGACGCTCCGACGGGGTAGATCGCTGAATGTTGCTCTGCCAGATGTTTCAAGGATCTTGTGACGAGAAATGATGCCGGCGTTGTACCATAGGTGACGGTGACTAGTTCGTAGGTTACTACGTCTGCGGCAGGGTCGTCGCGCCACAAGATTCTTTGAAGTGGAGTTTGAGACGGATGCACCAACACCTGCCTGT
This window of the Monomorium pharaonis isolate MP-MQ-018 unplaced genomic scaffold, ASM1337386v2 scaffold_140, whole genome shotgun sequence genome carries:
- the LOC118648041 gene encoding uncharacterized protein LOC118648041 is translated as MYRQVLVHPSQTPLQRILWRDDPAADVVTYELVTVTYGTTPASFLVTRSLKHLAEQHSAIYPVGASCVQRDFYVDDMLTGGNTLQEVETIRDETIQLLRLGCFELSKWASNNKELLTPVTSQVEESVVINKEANACILGVQWNPTSDTFHFSYEPDKAYDTVSKRVMLSEVSKLFDPLGLLGPTIVIAKLILQDLWRSNVDWDESVPQAVYTRWSTFKNQLIELNQLTIPRRVKFSANNRMIQVHGFCDASQYAYGACIYVRTKLKNGDYQCELLGSKSRVAPLKTISLPRLELSAALLLTRLLERVRASINLTNVKIYLWSDSTIALNWIASASRKFSVFVSNRIGEIQRATEPEDWRHVPSAQNPADLLSRGLNPRELVNATTWWKGPAFLQQSECQWPVNKLPRLGNDIPELQKIYVNVAIVDVSIINEILDKYSNLDKVCRIISYCIRFARRSSRATTLFITHEEMSSALHRLCKIVQQHSFPDDYKTLSNAEAISTSSKILSLTPFMDHSGLIRVGGRLRNSNLPHDTCHPILLPRDHELTKRIISKEHVRSMHAGTQATMAAVRQRFWPLSLRSTTRRIVLRCVRCFRVKPVLSEALMGSLPSSRVTISRPFARCGVDYAGPLILREGKRRNARNHKAYVAVFVCFTVKAVHLELVGDLTSDAFLAAFKRFISRRGRPSHVWSDNGTSFVGAKNQLKDFYGLLNDDTVQDKVKTFSRDQQISWSFIPPSSPHHGGLWEAAVKSAKYHMHRIIGKAHLTYEEMQTTLCEVEAILNSRPITALSADPNDLAYLTPGHFLIGTPMNSFPTPDLTDLSENRLVRWQRVEQLRQHFWRRWSLEYLHSLQTRSKWKATKGNQLQRGQLVLVKQQDLHPLNWLLGRVHEIHIGSDGIVRTADVKTTKGLLTRPLTKLAILPVETTDDSL